One Carya illinoinensis cultivar Pawnee chromosome 5, C.illinoinensisPawnee_v1, whole genome shotgun sequence genomic window, CCATAGTTGCCAGGCCGCACTTTTTAATACAATGTGGCGGAAGTGGCACCATTAATGCTGCATGGCTTACCGAGTGGCGTCTCAATGACAAACGATCTATGGGTCTCTTCCCATCCCCGTCAGGAAATGGAGTATTGTCGGTGATCTCCATCTACTTGCTGGCTTAGATATTTAAATGTTAGGTGTTATAGGAGGGTATCAGCATTGGCGGagctataaatttatttgaggaggggcaaaataaaattagaacaatatacataaaatattttttattctatttttatataatttttttacgatgtataataatctgatagaaagattataataaaaataaaatacgtttaatacaacttatgtattaaaaaaatatttaatatgtcaaggacaatatatcattgaaataatagaaagacattcatataaatatattaaacaaaaaaaatagagtatttaaaattataacttgcgatcttttaaacaaacaaaatcatcaagtattgaatctaaatcaaaatttttaactatttctttttcaatatataataaaaattatgtattttattttatatgagatgtgttttatttattttatttttatatcaaattaaattctaTGGATgggccaaaataatttttagaggaggggccaatacatgataaattaatattattttattaaattaaaaaaattaacatatatatatatatttttcaaatttggaGTGATGGCCCCCTCCTGCCCCAACGTGGCGCCGCCACTAGGTATCAGGATTGGCTTGTCCCATTTGTCCTCCTCGACTTGTTTCCCGTGCGAGGGTGTCTCCTTTCCTCTAATACAGCTCATGAAATGGATTTTGTTGATTATTATTAAGAATAATGATAGACTTAccactcttttattattatttttttaaattttcttttacttaatgattaagtaagtgattatcactaaaattatatatttttaatttttttttaatggctaaggatgttaaaaaaatacttaaaagaaaataataaaaaaataaatacattacaagtggtaaaataatgataaaagagtaataagtgtatcattattctattattaaaccAAGGGGAGCAATTCGGGAGATAGACTTCAGCTTCTTGACTAGACCCAACCTGAGGAGGGGATGGGAATGTCCCCTAAAAGAATGGCAAAACCGATCCACCTAATGAGTGGAGATCATCGCCACAACAAATTTGTCATCGAGACTACCAACTTGAGCATTGGTCCTAAAATATCGACCCATCCACAAAGTGCCCCGTTCTTATATGTTTTGACTAAGGTTGCAGCCAATTTGCAAACTCAAACTAGTTGCTTAGCTTTCCCTAGTTTCCAGATAATAGATCAGAACCGAGCATTGACAATAGCATATGcatctttattttcatcttcatatttatataatatctcTTTAAATTGGTCTACATTAGATTatgaattttcaaaattttacataattatgaatagtatttattcaagtttgaagaatcacaattcactcttcaaacattattttactattttttctctctcctacccattaaaatcaattttatgaaatttgtattaagatgattttgatatattaaatttatattaagttgatgatacaaagtgttttttagtatatattaatatttattgataaaagtagtcattttgatatataaaattggtaatatttagatatatgaaatttatatttttaagtatattgtgttaattgtaaaatatataaaaataataattttaaaaaaaataaaaaataataatattttattattatttgattcaaaaatatataatttgagagtttttctttatatataaaattaatttttaaaaattataattttaaaaatgtatatAGAAAAACCAATCCTAATACCTGATAGGTTCGACTTCCCAGTCACCATTGTTTAGATGATTTTCAGTAGCATGATCTCTGGTACTGTAGAGGTCCAAGATTCAAAGAGAACTTGCGCACCTTTTGTCTTCGTGCATCTTCTTTGTCAAAAGAATGGTCAGAGAACTACCAGAGAAGATCTCCTTTTTTCAAGTCCTACAGTAATTCCAATACATCAAATCTTTCACTTTACTTTTTCCAAatgctctctctttttcttctactTCAGAGTCACATGGTGTTGTTTTCTTTCACAGAAGTCGTTAAAGTAGTAGAGCTGCAATAATTACACGCCAATGAATGGGAAAATTCACAAGTCTGGCCATATAAAGCTGGATATAACTTGGCTCTTGAGCCCCACAAGTAGTTGGAAAAACCCGAAAAATTGGAAAACAGTAATATAAATGCTTGAtcttacttttataaattaaggTAGTAGAATGCACATAATTCGTTAGTCTCCCTTTGATTGCTGCTCTGTTGTGTACCTGTTACAAAAAATTATCCACACAAAGACACACTTAATTGTCTTGGCGCCTTGTTATTAATGCTTTGACAAGAAAGAGGGGTGGGTTGTGATGCAACATTCTGTTCAAATCGCAAGACGGGATGACTTGGACGTATTTTCCTGATCCAAAAACTCCTCAATCGTTAGATTATAGATTACTAAACCCGTGAAGGAGTTGGGACTTGGGAGTGTCACGGGCAGAACAAGATATTTGCTTACGTGCTTAGACGCCGTGAACCGTAAAGGAGAAGCACTCCCGTACTGGGCCTCGTTACATACAAATGAAAGTAGCACAACAGATCCAGTTTGTCCAAATGCAGGAGGGGGACAAGTTTAAGCCCAGGCCCATCTATGATCTTATCCACGGATCCACAAAACAGCTCTGCAACGGCGGTATAGTTACCCTTCTCTTGCAAGTCCCAGCTCCATCAGTCCGGATTGgtaacctaaaattaaaaatttcatcttatttaattttaattcatcattataattttttttaaatttttatataaaatataataaataatttaatttttttaaattttaatataaaattaatattaaaaaattatattataataatattttattcattattatttaaaacatctcatctcatctatataatcaaatgGGACATTAAGACTTTGCAATATACGAGTTTTGTTAACCAAAATCCGCATTAATTTGAATtgattattttgtattaaaaatttaaattagtattatttttaataaaatttattttttaattaattatattaaaataatttacatgttaaaaatataaaaaatttataataatgttaaaaaaaatatttcttaattattaaaaaaaaaaaaattaaaaggccAGCGGTGCccccagcgggagccaccagcGGTGGCCAAAGCATTTTCCATACTTAGAACTAGATTTTCCTATTTTATGTATCTTTGTCGACGCCTTTCTTGGCTCCACTCTCCCGTTTCTCGAAGACTCTTCTTCAACTATGCAAACGCTACTACTGCCGGTAACGGCGGTTTCAGTGGGATCGTCTTCCGCTTCTCGCTTCCCCCTACGAGCAATTCCCGCCCGCCAAGTCTCTAAGTTTGCTCTTCCGCTTCTAAATCCCAACTCTGCTTCCTCCAAAACCTTCCGACCTCTTTCTTTTCCTGCGCCTTCTCATGCCGCTCCCAACCGCAGGCGATCAAATCTCTCATTCACTGTTAAGGCTTCTGAAATTTCATCGCAGAATGGTGAGGCCGAAAAGGCAAAGCTGGCTCaggttctctttctttcttcctggATTTTCTTATCAACGCTATAGTTCAACGGTGCGCCGTTTGGTAGCTCAGCAAATGTATCAATATAAGTTTCTTTTAATCATTCCTTTTATatcatttagattttttattttcttttaactttcttTGGATAATGTGTGATTGTACTCGCATAGACAATCCTTGTTTTGAGAAGTAGGGTTTTAAAAATGTCAGTAGATCAGAATCAATAAATTTCAGTAGATAATCTGACCTGCAGGATTTCTTCTACCATGTTTAAATTACGTTTGATGGGAAGATGAAGTGACTTGCATGATGTTGTAGGTGGCAAAAAGGTTGGAGAATACTTCAAGGCAGTTTAAGAGGTTTGGCACCATAGGCTTTTGGGCACAGCTTGTGTCCACTGTTGTGGCTGCTGTGATTCTTTCGTTTTCAGTAGTTGTTACCGGGAAGGTCTCGTCGCCGGCTACTTTTTATGCCACTGCTGCTGGCATTGCGGCAGCGTTCATTTCCGTTTTTTGGTCATTTGGGTATATTCGGCTTTCTGATAAGCTTCGAAGAACTGCCAATGAGCCTTCAAAGGTAAGTAttcatattttagttttattacgGTGTCATTGCCCTCATCACTACATGTGTTCACTAGAATATTTGAAGTGAGCGAGTGTATTGACATCAGGTGTAAAAATGAATGCATTCCTAAATATTGTATAAGTTTTGCTGGACTTTGTTTCGTTGCCGACAGTGCTGTTTTTGGATGAATGCCACCCACTTTACATTGATAAAATTGACTGGATATTCATGTGTTTGATGATGCATTTGTATACAGATGATGCAATTTCTTTGAATCTATCTTTGCCAAGGAAAATGTGCCCATTTAATCCATTATTTTGTGAATTAAATTCTGCTGAAGTTTTTCTCTAATAGCTATGAACAGATTGCTCCtgtttttttattcttccttTAATTCATTCTAGCAAATCAAAACCTTGATTCAGCTTTGATCAATGATTGTCACCTAGTTTTGCCTCCCATTGAGTGAATAGAGCATATGCTTTAGTATTTTACTCGTAAGACTCCTAGGTTTCTGTGTCGTATTAATTGCTTGCGGTTTTCAGGCTCCTCCCCGTGCAAACGTTGTGAAAAGCTTACAAAATGGCATAGTTGTAAACCTACTTGGATTGGGTGCTGCCATTCTTGGTATGCAAGCTACAGTTGGAGTGCTGGTTGCCAAGGCTCTTACCTCTTCAGCAAATCCTTATTACCAGGGAATAGCTCCTGGGTACAGTCCTGTTCTGGCATTGGATGTGTTCCTTGTACAGGTATTGGcttataataactttccaaTTCAAAACTAATGAAGTTTTAACTTTGAACTTTTCGGAAATACAAATTAGTCTATgctgcgtttggatgttgagttgtgaatagtagtatttTGTGAGTCCCATTGAGAtggatttaacttttttaggttgagatgagtttaactttttaggtTAAAATGTATGAATtaggttgagatgagttttaacttttttatgggaagttgaaaaagtagtgaGTCTCATAATGATtggtttgagatgaattgagtttGGTTccacaaccaaacacaacccaATGTACATTGACCTCATATCCTGAAATGACTGCATTTCTGTAACTTTGGTTTCTCTTTGTCATTTTTACCAGCCATGGTAGCTCTTTCTGCTTGTGTTGACTTATCCGTCACTGTTCTTCCCTAATTTCAGAAAGGGGAAGAAATGACAACCCACTTTACAACGTAGACAAGGTAAAACCTTTAAAAAGTAATTCAAATAGACATGTACGGAATGAAAGCAGAGAAAATGTCTTGCCTCtagaagagaagaaatgaggggGACTGTAAATGATCATGGATTACCTATTTTCTGCTTTGGATCGGTAAAACTAACCAGCTTTCTGAGTCGATTGGATGGAAATTTAACATATCAAGCTTCTATTTTGAATAGCTTGAGACGTGTGGCATAGTATCGAATGTTTTCATTGTTTATCATCATCCATTTGCCTCTTTTTGCAGGCATCGGCAAACACCATCCTTTCTCATTTCTTGGGGCTCGTTTTCTCGTTGGGTTTGTTGCGATCTGTAACATTACCACCTTCTGAAAGCATTCCAGTTCCTAAGGTCGCATAAGCTTGGTCCTTTGTGCAGCTGGCgaaattttcaaattcagaGGTGACATTCGGGTTCCTTGAACATTCACTTTTCTGTGCGGTAACTCAGAAGTTGTATGCATTCATATTCCATGATGAAGCCTCTCTTTCCAAATGCATATAATTGGTTACAAAGACTACAATTCCTGGGAAGAAGTTAAAGCTTCTAAGTGATGCGGTATGACGTTACATAAACTAGGTGGTTCATTTGCAGAGATAATGGGGATCGGAATTGTGCACCTTCTGCcggttttcttttattttattgtttttttgggttttttttcctttatggcTGGATTTCAGAATGTCTTAGATAGTTAATAATGACTGCAATGTGGTGCAGCTGTAAAGAGCTAGCAGAATGTGGACTCTTTGGGTGATTTTCTGGCACTCAATACTCCTTTGAAAggtaaaaaagaaacaagaaccAAATTGAGGaaccaaaaaagagaaaagtcaGGAGGTAAATTGTAATAGCTCAAGGATTTTGTATTCTCGAGTTCTCACGCACGGTACCTTTTATATACAAAATTCGGAGACTAAATGGGAAAAGGCGCATAAATTCGGTAAGTGAAGGCTAGGACTTGCTTCTTGCTAGTGAATGCAACTTCATCTGAAATGCAACACCCAATTATTACCTTGCAAAAACAAGTTCTGCCATTTATAGTATGTTGCAGTCTTCAAGAAGTCGTCCCATTAATTTTGCGCCCGTTTGCTCTATAGGCCATCAAGACTAGGGCTACGGTGGCACCACCCTCCTATCATTTCTTTGTTCCCAGTGGGAATCACGCCACATTCTTCGGACAACTATAACGCCCTTTTCTAGATAGATAGCTACGTTGTGTTTATCTCACCTTGATGTAGATAAGTAGATTGAATAATCCCCTTCACAGTTTGTGAACTTTCGACCTTTCATGAcaaaatcttataattcaaaTTAGATGCAAGTTTGAAATTTAATGAA contains:
- the LOC122310728 gene encoding protein TIC 21, chloroplastic; the protein is MQTLLLPVTAVSVGSSSASRFPLRAIPARQVSKFALPLLNPNSASSKTFRPLSFPAPSHAAPNRRRSNLSFTVKASEISSQNGEAEKAKLAQVAKRLENTSRQFKRFGTIGFWAQLVSTVVAAVILSFSVVVTGKVSSPATFYATAAGIAAAFISVFWSFGYIRLSDKLRRTANEPSKAPPRANVVKSLQNGIVVNLLGLGAAILGMQATVGVLVAKALTSSANPYYQGIAPGYSPVLALDVFLVQASANTILSHFLGLVFSLGLLRSVTLPPSESIPVPKVA